A genomic window from Klebsiella quasipneumoniae subsp. quasipneumoniae includes:
- the betI gene encoding transcriptional regulator BetI: MPKLGMQPIRRRQLIDATLDAINEVGMHDATIAQIARRAGVSTGIISHYFKDKNGLLEATMRDITSQLRDAVLNRLHALPDGSAGERLQAIVGGNFDETQISSAAMKAWLAFWASSMHQPMLYRLQQVSSRRLLSNLVYEFRRELPREQAQEAGYGLAALIDGLWLRAALSGKPLDKTLAQSLTSHFIRQHLPNP, translated from the coding sequence ATGCCCAAACTGGGGATGCAGCCAATCCGGCGCAGGCAACTGATCGACGCCACGCTGGACGCAATAAATGAAGTCGGAATGCACGACGCGACCATCGCGCAGATCGCCCGGCGAGCGGGCGTATCGACGGGGATCATCAGTCACTATTTCAAAGACAAAAATGGTCTGCTGGAAGCGACCATGCGCGACATCACCAGCCAGCTGCGCGACGCGGTGCTTAACCGTCTGCACGCCCTGCCGGACGGCAGCGCCGGAGAGCGTCTGCAGGCGATAGTCGGCGGCAACTTTGATGAGACGCAGATCAGCAGCGCGGCGATGAAGGCCTGGCTGGCCTTCTGGGCCAGCAGCATGCACCAGCCGATGCTCTACCGCCTGCAGCAGGTGAGCAGCCGCCGCCTGCTGTCAAACCTGGTGTACGAGTTCCGCCGCGAGCTGCCGCGCGAGCAGGCCCAGGAGGCCGGCTACGGGCTGGCGGCGCTGATAGACGGCCTGTGGCTGCGGGCGGCGCTCAGCGGCAAACCGCTGGATAAGACGCTGGCGCAGTCGCTGACCAGCCACTTTATTCGTCAGCATTTACCGAACCCATAA